From Electrophorus electricus isolate fEleEle1 chromosome 8, fEleEle1.pri, whole genome shotgun sequence, the proteins below share one genomic window:
- the LOC113581271 gene encoding POU domain, class 2, transcription factor 2: protein MFVPLPVPLVFQRTAPDFSAWRLKSPLALRSSSDIRMSKTLEDEKSGVDVPADSTDSERNSPEASDQPMKTSPFCLSPTPSHTKVKAEEAAEMSSSHAPPPQSAQPTLPHTQLMLAGSQLAGDIQQLLQLQQLVLMPGHPLQSPAQFLLPQAQAQQSQQGLLSTPNLIPLPQQSPGALLTTPPRLGMQTQVPSIATVTPNAEEPSDLEELEQFARTFKQRRIKLGFTQGDVGMAMGKLYGNDFSQTTISRFEALNLSFKNMCKLKPLLEKWLSDAETMAIDNMLPSPSSLSSPMLGFEGMPGRRRKKRTSIETNVRVALERNFITNQKPTSEEILLMAEQLNMEKEVIRVWFCNRRQKEKRINPSSATPPLPSQPPPAMHKPPCYSPHMMSSQGLAQPATSLSATAVSPTPSVTCPPNPIGHAAVSTAPPSVTPPPLSTASPAPPHLSSPGLNTGNTVMGVSTGMNQALISSSPLATMQALAASGGQMSITALESGGQMFLSGAGGPGAGLRPSLFLNRPTLLPIAAGASMGLVSAARCSPPPSVSHMSPDSCSASPCSSPASFCSFSEASPPALGGAMAE from the exons ATATCAGGATGTCCAAAACGCTTGAGGATGAAAAGTCTGGGGTTGACGTTCCTGCCGacagcacag ATTCAGAGCGAAACAGTCCTGAGGCTAGTGATCAG CCAATGAAAACAAGTCCATTCTGCCTTTCCCCAACCCCAAGTCACAccaag gttAAGGCAGAAGAAGCAGCTGAGATGTCCAGTTCCCATGCTCCACCACCTCAGTCTGCCCAGCCcaccctaccacacacacagctaatgcTGGCCGGCAGTCAACTTGCtggg GACATTCAGCAGTTgttacagctgcagcagttgGTCCTGATGCCTGGTCATCCTCTACAGTCTCCAGCCCAGTTCCTCTTACCCCAGGCCCAGGCTCAGCAGAGCCAACAGG GTCTGCTATCAACACCAAATTTGATTCCACTACCTCAGCAAAGTCCAGGAGCTCTCCTGACCACCCCACCTAGACTGGGCATGCAAACACAGGTACC CTCTATTGCCACAGTTACCCCAAATGCCGAGGAACCCAGTGACCTGGAGGAGCTAGAGCAGTTTGCTCGAACCTTCAAACAGAGGAGGATTAAACTGGGcttcacacag GGTGATGTGGGAATGGCCATGGGGAAATTGTACGGAAACGACTTTAGTCAGACCACTATCTCCCGTTTTGAGGCACTCAACCTCAGCTTCAAGAACATGTGCAAACTCAAACCACTGCTGGAGAAGTGGCTAagtgatgcag aaaccATGGCGATAGACAACATGCTACCTAGTCCCAGCTCCTTGTCTTCTCCTATGCTGGGTTTTGAGGGGATGCCTGGTCGCCGTAGGAAGAAACGCACCAGCATCGAGACAAACGTCCGTGTGGCACTGGAGCGCAACTTCATCACG AACCAGAAGCCTACCTCGGAGGAGATCCTTCTGATGGCGGAGCAGCTCAACATGGAGAAGGAGGTGATCCGCGTCTGGTTCTGCAACCGCCGACAAAAAGAGAAACGCATCAACCCCTCCAGCGCCACCCCTCCCTTGCCCAGCCAGCCACCCCCTGCGATGCACAAACCCCCCTGCTACAGCCCACACATG ATGTCCAGTCAGGGACTAGCACAGCCAGCCACAAGCCTCAGTGCTACAG CTGTTAGTCCCACCCCCTCTGTAACCTGCCCTCCTAACCCCATTGGCCATGCAGCAGTCAGCACTGCCCCACCTTCAGTGACACCGCCTCCTCTCAGCACAGCAAGCCCCGCCCCACCTCATTTAAGTAGCCCTGGTCTCAACACAGG GAACACAGTGATGGGTGTAAGCACAGGCATGAACCAGGCCCTCATCAGCAGCAGCCCTCTGGCTACAATGCAAG CTCTGGCTGCCAGTGGTGGCCAGATGTCCATTACTGCTCTTGAGAGTGGCGGTCAGATGTTCCTCAGCGGAGCTGGAGGTCCAGGGGCTGGACTTCGCCCCTCCCTCTTCCTAAACCGCCCCACTTTGTTGCCCATAGCAGCAGGTGCCAGCATGGGGTTGGTCAGTGCTGCCCGGTGTTCTCCACCTCCCAGCGTCAGTCACATGAGCCCAGACTCATGTTCTGCCTCTCCTTGCTCAAGCCCCGCCTCATTCTGCTCTTTCAGTGAAGCCTCGCCGCCAGCCCTGGGTGGGGCAATGGCTGAGTGA